A stretch of Paludisphaera borealis DNA encodes these proteins:
- the metX gene encoding homoserine O-acetyltransferase MetX, producing MSQLPSETRTLFFEFNDPQNPLPMRVGPPLSRFTLAYEMYGRMNADRSNVVLLYHAMTGSQHAAGLNTSVEGLDGRWTDELHEGWWDGFIGPGKALDTDKFCVVCANYLGGCYGSTGPASINPETGARWGPSFPVLRMCDVVESQMKLLDHLGVQKLHAVVGASLGGFLALLTATRHPDRVRIVLPIGTGTETTIHQRLLNFEQVTAIEADPHFQGGDYYDAPRPDVGLALARRIAHKTFISPDALRVRAREEVVSQRPPHGWYEMNHPVESYMLHQGQKFVRRFDANSYLRILDAWQWFDLVAEAGAKDVRDLFRPCRGQDFLVFSIDCDHTFERKEQEKLVRLLKQAEVPVMWITVHSDKGHDSFLLEPRLFTPHIQAVLNRRDDDA from the coding sequence ATGAGCCAGCTTCCAAGCGAAACGCGAACGCTGTTCTTCGAGTTCAACGACCCCCAGAATCCGCTGCCGATGCGCGTGGGGCCGCCGCTGTCGCGGTTCACCCTGGCGTACGAGATGTACGGCCGGATGAACGCCGACCGGTCGAACGTCGTCTTGCTCTATCACGCGATGACGGGGAGCCAGCACGCCGCCGGCCTGAACACCAGCGTCGAGGGTCTTGACGGCCGTTGGACCGACGAGCTGCACGAGGGCTGGTGGGACGGGTTCATCGGCCCCGGCAAGGCGCTCGACACCGACAAATTCTGCGTCGTCTGCGCCAACTACCTGGGGGGCTGCTACGGTTCGACCGGCCCGGCGTCGATCAACCCCGAGACCGGCGCGCGGTGGGGACCGTCGTTCCCCGTCCTCCGGATGTGCGACGTCGTCGAGTCGCAGATGAAGCTGCTCGACCATCTCGGCGTGCAAAAGCTGCACGCGGTCGTCGGCGCCTCGCTCGGCGGCTTCCTCGCGCTGTTGACCGCCACGAGGCATCCCGACCGCGTCCGCATCGTCTTGCCGATCGGCACCGGCACCGAGACGACGATCCATCAGCGGCTCTTGAACTTCGAACAGGTGACGGCCATCGAGGCCGACCCGCACTTTCAAGGGGGCGACTACTACGACGCCCCGCGCCCGGACGTCGGCCTGGCGCTGGCCCGGCGGATCGCGCACAAGACGTTCATCTCGCCCGACGCCCTCCGCGTTCGCGCCCGCGAGGAGGTCGTCAGCCAGCGGCCGCCCCACGGCTGGTACGAGATGAACCACCCGGTCGAATCGTACATGCTGCACCAGGGGCAGAAGTTCGTCAGGCGGTTCGACGCCAACTCGTACCTCCGCATCCTCGACGCCTGGCAGTGGTTCGACCTCGTCGCCGAGGCCGGCGCCAAGGACGTCCGCGACCTCTTCCGGCCCTGTCGAGGCCAGGACTTCCTCGTCTTCAGCATCGACTGCGACCATACGTTCGAGCGCAAGGAGCAGGAGAAGCTGGTCCGGCTGCTCAAGCAGGCCGAGGTTCCCGTGATGTGGATCACGGTTCATTCCGACAAGGGCCACGACTCGTTCCTGCTCGAACCCCGGCTGTTCACCCCGCACATTCAAGCCGTGCTCAACCGCCGCGACGACGACGCGTGA
- a CDS encoding UbiA family prenyltransferase, which translates to MTTTERSLPLCVDLDGTLIATDLLWESTFTLIRTRPMEAALMPIWLLKGRANLKARIGERVGVDARLLPYRAEVVDYLRGERARGRWLVLATAADRRLAEAVAEHLDVFDEVVASDDGRNLKGREKLAALQARFGAGGFDYLGDSRADLPIWEAANKALIVRTDRSIERRAAAVCSPSLIFDGAGGGPKALVKALRPHQWAKNVLVFVALIAAHQVFHLGPLLKCGMAFLAFSFTASAVYILNDLLDLESDRRHPRKRRRPFASGAASIPAGVGLIVALLGAATAAAAFLPPSFIGLLILYLALTTAYSVYLKRKLMVDVLCLAGLYTLRILAGGAAASIVISPWLMAFSMFFFLSLAFAKRYTELTAAEGSLEKIPGRGYWPMDLELIRSVGPTSGYLCVLVFCLYLNSPDVRTHYGRPEVLWLSCPLLLYWISRIWFLAYREQLDDDPVAFALRDRISYLIGGAMMVVLGASL; encoded by the coding sequence ATGACCACGACGGAACGTTCTCTCCCGCTTTGCGTGGACCTCGACGGCACCCTGATCGCGACCGACCTTCTCTGGGAATCCACCTTCACGCTGATCCGCACGCGGCCGATGGAGGCGGCCCTCATGCCGATCTGGCTGCTCAAGGGCCGCGCGAATTTGAAGGCGAGGATCGGCGAGCGGGTCGGCGTGGACGCTCGGTTGCTCCCCTATCGGGCCGAGGTCGTGGATTATCTGCGGGGCGAGCGGGCCCGGGGCCGCTGGCTCGTGCTCGCCACCGCCGCCGATCGACGACTCGCCGAGGCCGTCGCCGAGCACCTGGACGTCTTCGACGAGGTCGTCGCGTCCGACGACGGCCGGAATCTCAAGGGGCGCGAGAAGCTCGCGGCGCTTCAAGCGCGCTTCGGCGCCGGCGGGTTCGACTACCTGGGAGACTCGCGTGCCGATCTGCCGATCTGGGAGGCCGCGAACAAGGCCTTGATCGTCCGGACCGACCGCTCGATCGAGCGGCGGGCAGCCGCCGTCTGCTCGCCTTCGCTGATCTTTGACGGTGCAGGGGGAGGTCCCAAAGCCTTGGTCAAGGCGCTCCGCCCGCACCAGTGGGCCAAGAACGTCCTGGTGTTCGTCGCTTTGATCGCCGCGCACCAGGTCTTCCATCTCGGGCCCTTGCTGAAGTGCGGCATGGCGTTCCTCGCCTTCAGCTTCACCGCTTCGGCCGTCTACATCCTCAACGACCTCCTGGACCTGGAGTCCGACCGCCGGCATCCCAGAAAGCGGCGCCGGCCGTTCGCCAGCGGCGCGGCGTCGATTCCCGCGGGCGTGGGCCTGATCGTCGCGCTGCTCGGTGCGGCGACGGCGGCGGCGGCGTTCCTGCCCCCGTCGTTCATCGGCCTGTTGATCCTCTATCTCGCGCTGACGACCGCCTATTCCGTCTACCTCAAACGCAAGCTCATGGTCGACGTCCTGTGCCTGGCGGGCCTCTACACGCTGCGCATCCTGGCCGGAGGGGCGGCGGCCTCGATCGTGATCTCGCCTTGGCTGATGGCCTTCTCGATGTTCTTCTTCCTGAGCCTGGCGTTCGCCAAGCGATACACCGAGCTGACCGCCGCCGAAGGCTCCCTGGAGAAGATCCCCGGACGCGGCTACTGGCCGATGGACCTGGAGTTGATCCGGTCGGTCGGTCCGACCAGCGGCTATCTCTGCGTTCTCGTATTCTGCCTGTACCTCAACAGCCCCGACGTCCGGACCCACTACGGCCGGCCCGAAGTCCTCTGGCTGTCCTGCCCGCTTCTGCTCTACTGGATCTCCCGCATCTGGTTCCTCGCCTACCGCGAACAACTCGACGACGACCCCGTCGCCTTCGCGCTCCGCGACCGCATCAGTTACTTGATCGGTGGCGCCATGATGGTCGTCCTCGGCGCCTCCCTCTAG
- a CDS encoding DUF6080 domain-containing protein, with translation MGTMIHNGGVDREAEYGCSPERMLLRPWSRLDWLALIGLSATALGVFLAVLRFYGAALMRLAVCERLFQSDGWRVVSDMIDVSGVHYRGTVHPMFCVFTMPITNLMIHLFGTSRIGAILVLNAATAVAWVVLLYVTQRNLDCTRRSSLLICSLAMASAGFLFWFPVPETYPLGSLSLLVCFAVAALARRLPISQSALVAAGVFSFGVTITNWMAGLALAVCFKSPRNVASSVALTLVILLGGWSVQKMVFPYPPKLFLKPGAVQGEVNYMFHPDSGGAKERLRGELLSPVVLPPIRQTRELPSGRALSVQGFSDVLKSPVGTAASLGWMILLGLGVVALARGPAPSRFRRVLGAVLAGQLVLHLIYGEETFLYALHFLPILMLVVAMATLTRWRPLVEILLVPTILLVLWNNLDRLDEIVRTPFHGDDPRLQVLSGPLPKVWNQQMHPTPPASPSVASPPIARE, from the coding sequence ATGGGAACAATGATTCACAACGGCGGCGTTGACCGTGAAGCCGAATACGGCTGCTCGCCCGAGCGCATGCTCCTGCGTCCTTGGAGTCGGCTCGATTGGCTTGCCCTCATCGGCTTGTCGGCGACGGCGCTGGGGGTGTTCTTGGCCGTCTTGCGGTTCTACGGCGCGGCGCTCATGAGGCTGGCCGTCTGCGAGAGGCTTTTCCAATCCGACGGCTGGCGCGTCGTCTCGGACATGATCGACGTTTCGGGCGTTCACTATCGCGGTACGGTTCACCCCATGTTCTGCGTGTTCACGATGCCGATCACGAATCTGATGATTCATCTCTTCGGAACAAGCCGCATCGGAGCGATCTTGGTTTTGAACGCGGCCACGGCCGTGGCCTGGGTCGTCTTGCTCTACGTCACGCAGAGAAATCTGGATTGCACTCGCCGCAGCTCCCTCCTCATCTGCTCGCTGGCGATGGCAAGCGCCGGCTTCCTCTTTTGGTTCCCGGTCCCGGAAACCTATCCCTTGGGATCCCTTTCGTTGCTCGTCTGTTTCGCCGTGGCGGCGCTGGCGAGACGTCTCCCCATCTCCCAGTCCGCACTCGTGGCGGCGGGCGTCTTCAGCTTCGGCGTCACGATCACCAACTGGATGGCGGGATTGGCGCTCGCAGTCTGTTTCAAATCGCCCCGAAACGTCGCGTCGTCGGTCGCGTTGACGCTCGTCATCCTCTTGGGCGGCTGGTCGGTCCAGAAGATGGTATTTCCCTATCCTCCCAAGCTTTTCCTTAAGCCCGGAGCCGTTCAAGGCGAGGTGAACTACATGTTCCACCCCGACTCGGGAGGAGCTAAAGAAAGGCTTCGCGGGGAGCTTCTGAGCCCGGTCGTCCTGCCTCCCATCCGCCAGACCCGCGAACTTCCCTCCGGTCGGGCGCTTTCGGTTCAGGGGTTCTCGGACGTTCTGAAGAGCCCCGTGGGGACGGCCGCCAGCCTGGGGTGGATGATCCTCCTGGGCCTTGGGGTCGTCGCGCTGGCTCGCGGTCCGGCCCCCTCACGGTTTCGGCGGGTCCTGGGCGCGGTTCTCGCCGGTCAACTCGTGCTGCACTTGATCTACGGCGAAGAGACTTTTCTCTACGCCCTGCATTTTCTGCCGATCCTCATGCTGGTCGTCGCCATGGCGACGCTGACGCGCTGGAGACCGCTGGTCGAGATCTTGCTCGTGCCGACCATCCTCCTGGTTCTCTGGAACAACCTCGACCGCTTGGACGAGATAGTTAGAACTCCGTTTCACGGAGACGACCCGCGCCTTCAAGTCCTGTCCGGACCTCTTCCAAAAGTTTGGAATCAACAGATGCACCCAACCCCTCCGGCGAGTCCGAGCGTCGCCTCGCCGCCGATTGCGCGGGAGTAA
- a CDS encoding PadR family transcriptional regulator, with protein MIDKDLVAASSRPLILSILAQGESYGYALIQRVRELSGGQLQWSDGMLYPVLHRLEKEGLIKASWRVSETGRRRKYYRVCSTGQKELARQRQQWMAIHHALEQLWETGLCPT; from the coding sequence ATGATCGACAAAGACCTCGTCGCCGCGTCTTCGCGGCCGTTGATACTGTCCATCCTGGCTCAGGGTGAGAGTTATGGGTATGCGCTGATCCAACGCGTGCGGGAGTTGTCCGGGGGACAGCTCCAATGGTCGGACGGGATGCTCTATCCGGTATTGCACCGACTGGAGAAGGAGGGGCTGATCAAGGCGTCGTGGCGTGTGTCCGAGACGGGTCGTCGCAGGAAGTACTACCGGGTCTGCTCGACGGGGCAGAAGGAACTGGCTCGCCAGCGCCAGCAGTGGATGGCGATCCACCACGCACTCGAACAACTCTGGGAGACAGGGTTATGTCCGACCTGA
- a CDS encoding 3-keto-disaccharide hydrolase, with amino-acid sequence MIISRRLAWGASTLAAGVLAIAAAGVGQQAARRPGFKDTPMLPGGRWHVHDSDRPWPEVVTPGAASTQDQPGKAPSDAVVLFDGKDLSKWRSENGADAGWDVKDGAVVSKRGAGTLVSRDEFGDSQIHVEFATPNPPHGSDQGRGNSGVLIFGRYEIQVLDSFDNPTYADGGASAVYGQHPPLVNASRKPGQWQTYDILFTAPRFKTDGSVETPAHVTVLHNGVAVHNHATIYGPMAYRNLASYQAHGPKGPLVLQDHGDPVRFRNIWVRPLKAEDEN; translated from the coding sequence ATGATCATCAGCCGACGACTCGCCTGGGGAGCCTCGACGCTCGCCGCCGGCGTGCTCGCGATCGCCGCCGCCGGAGTGGGGCAACAGGCCGCCCGTCGGCCGGGATTCAAAGACACCCCGATGCTCCCCGGGGGACGCTGGCACGTCCACGACAGCGACCGCCCCTGGCCCGAAGTCGTCACCCCCGGCGCGGCCAGCACCCAGGACCAGCCGGGCAAGGCCCCGTCCGACGCAGTCGTCCTGTTCGACGGCAAGGACCTCTCGAAGTGGCGGAGCGAAAACGGCGCCGACGCCGGCTGGGACGTCAAGGACGGCGCGGTCGTCTCCAAGCGGGGCGCGGGGACGCTGGTCAGCCGCGACGAGTTCGGCGACAGCCAGATCCACGTCGAGTTCGCCACACCGAACCCGCCCCACGGCAGCGACCAGGGCAGGGGCAACAGCGGCGTCCTGATCTTCGGCCGTTATGAGATCCAGGTGCTCGACAGTTTCGACAACCCGACCTACGCCGACGGCGGCGCGAGCGCCGTGTACGGCCAGCACCCGCCGCTCGTGAACGCCTCGCGCAAGCCCGGCCAGTGGCAGACCTACGACATCCTCTTCACCGCCCCCAGGTTCAAGACCGACGGCTCGGTCGAGACCCCGGCCCACGTCACGGTGCTGCACAACGGCGTCGCCGTCCACAACCACGCGACCATCTACGGCCCGATGGCCTACCGCAACCTGGCCTCCTACCAGGCCCACGGCCCCAAGGGCCCGCTCGTGCTCCAGGACCACGGCGACCCCGTCCGCTTCCGCAACATCTGGGTCCGACCGCTCAAGGCCGAAGACGAGAACTGA
- a CDS encoding MFS transporter — protein sequence MTDLAASSAEIDIEATQTATADARRRRRMLVLLMAMIALCHFNRISISVAGAEHLMEEYGIGEARMGMVYSSYLLVYTLCMLPGGWLIDRFGPWRAFLTLGIGSSILVPMTGLASFATTSSVVLVLCLIRGLLGVVSAPLHPAAARAVSFWYPPSGRGAANGLVTGAALLGIAVTYTVFGFLMDLVGWPSAFVAAGVATLLLTLAWWAWAGDRSLIDDEEPTPIPAGGSEGRAAFVALLRNRSLVFLTISYATVSYFQYLFFYWMQYYFDVILKLGKADGRLFTMIPTLAMAFGMMAGGWLADRVQARFPGRIGRIAAPAFAMLASAILLAMGVLGDRPVWVVACFTLAMGALGASESPFWVTSVELGGRRGGLSAAILNTGGNLGGMLAPVVTPLFSGYFGWKAGLGLASALCVVGAGLWLWIDPEEETIVKSVALAMPDLP from the coding sequence ATGACCGACCTCGCCGCTTCGTCCGCCGAGATTGACATCGAGGCGACGCAAACCGCCACGGCCGACGCGCGCCGACGACGGCGGATGCTGGTCTTGTTGATGGCGATGATCGCGCTTTGCCACTTCAACCGGATCAGCATCTCGGTGGCGGGCGCCGAGCATCTCATGGAGGAGTATGGGATCGGCGAGGCGCGGATGGGGATGGTCTACTCGTCCTACCTGCTCGTCTACACGCTTTGCATGCTGCCGGGCGGCTGGCTGATCGACCGCTTCGGGCCGTGGCGGGCGTTCCTGACGTTGGGGATCGGGTCGTCGATCCTGGTCCCGATGACCGGGCTGGCGAGCTTCGCGACGACGTCGAGCGTCGTCCTCGTCCTCTGCCTGATCCGGGGCCTGCTGGGAGTCGTGAGCGCCCCGCTGCACCCGGCGGCGGCGCGGGCGGTGTCGTTCTGGTATCCCCCGAGCGGCCGGGGAGCGGCCAACGGCCTGGTGACGGGCGCGGCGCTCCTCGGCATCGCGGTCACGTACACCGTCTTCGGCTTCCTCATGGACCTTGTGGGATGGCCGTCGGCCTTCGTCGCGGCGGGCGTGGCGACGCTGCTGCTGACGCTCGCCTGGTGGGCGTGGGCCGGCGACCGATCCTTGATCGACGACGAAGAACCCACCCCGATCCCGGCCGGCGGGTCCGAGGGACGCGCCGCGTTCGTCGCGTTGCTGCGGAATCGCAGCCTGGTCTTTCTGACGATCAGCTACGCGACGGTCAGCTACTTCCAGTACCTGTTCTTCTACTGGATGCAGTACTATTTCGACGTGATCTTGAAGCTGGGCAAGGCCGACGGCCGGCTCTTCACGATGATCCCAACGCTGGCGATGGCGTTCGGCATGATGGCGGGCGGCTGGCTCGCCGACCGCGTCCAGGCGCGGTTCCCCGGCCGAATCGGCCGGATCGCCGCCCCGGCCTTCGCGATGCTCGCCAGCGCGATCTTGCTGGCCATGGGCGTCCTCGGCGACCGACCGGTCTGGGTCGTCGCCTGCTTCACTCTGGCCATGGGCGCGCTGGGCGCGAGTGAATCGCCGTTCTGGGTGACGAGCGTCGAACTCGGCGGGAGACGCGGCGGCCTTTCCGCCGCCATCCTGAACACCGGCGGCAACCTCGGCGGCATGCTCGCGCCCGTCGTCACACCGCTGTTCAGCGGCTACTTCGGCTGGAAAGCCGGCCTCGGCCTGGCGAGCGCCCTGTGCGTCGTCGGCGCCGGCCTTTGGCTCTGGATCGATCCGGAGGAAGAGACGATAGTAAAGTCGGTTGCGCTCGCTATGCCGGATTTGCCATGA
- a CDS encoding O-acetylhomoserine aminocarboxypropyltransferase/cysteine synthase family protein — MKLETLCLHGGAQPDPTTGSRAVPVYRTSSFVFKSAEHAANLFALRELGNIYTRLMNPTTDVLEKRVALLEGAPEMGGLGVASGTSAIFYSIINLAQAGDNIVSARNLYGGTYTQFHDILPALGITVKFVDSNDPKNFADAIDDKTRAVFCESVSNPAVEITDLDAVGKVAKDHGIPLIVDSTFSTPYLTRPLDHGADIVVHSLTKWLGGHGAGIGGIVVDSGRFNWAGGKHPLFTTPDGSYHGLRWGVDLPDPLLPLAYILRMRTVPLRNLGACIAPDNSWMFLQGIETLPLRMDRHCENALAVAKHLKSHSQATWVRFPGLEGDPMGELNKKYLKGKGGAMVVFGIKGGSAAGSKFIDSLKLFSHLANVGDAKSLAIHPATTTHSQLDEQQQKDAGITPDLVRLSVGIEHIDDILADIDQALKAAAV; from the coding sequence ATGAAACTTGAGACCCTCTGCCTGCACGGCGGCGCCCAGCCCGACCCGACCACCGGCTCCCGAGCCGTGCCCGTCTATCGGACGAGCTCGTTCGTCTTCAAGAGCGCGGAGCACGCGGCGAATCTGTTCGCGCTGCGCGAGCTGGGCAACATCTACACCCGGCTGATGAACCCGACGACCGACGTGCTGGAGAAGCGCGTCGCGTTGCTCGAAGGGGCCCCCGAGATGGGCGGGCTGGGAGTGGCGTCGGGCACCAGCGCCATCTTCTACTCGATCATCAACCTCGCTCAGGCGGGCGACAACATCGTCTCGGCCCGCAACCTCTACGGCGGCACCTACACCCAGTTCCACGACATCCTGCCGGCGCTGGGGATCACGGTCAAGTTCGTCGACTCCAACGACCCCAAGAACTTCGCCGACGCCATCGACGACAAGACCCGGGCCGTGTTCTGCGAATCGGTCTCGAACCCGGCGGTCGAGATCACCGACCTGGACGCCGTGGGCAAGGTCGCCAAGGACCACGGGATTCCCTTGATCGTCGACTCGACGTTCTCGACCCCCTACCTGACCCGCCCGCTCGACCACGGCGCCGACATCGTGGTCCACTCGCTGACCAAGTGGCTGGGCGGCCACGGCGCGGGCATCGGCGGCATCGTCGTCGACAGCGGCCGGTTCAACTGGGCCGGCGGCAAGCACCCGCTGTTCACGACGCCCGACGGCAGCTACCACGGCCTGCGATGGGGCGTCGACCTGCCCGATCCGCTCCTGCCGCTGGCCTACATCCTCCGGATGCGGACGGTCCCGCTCCGCAACCTCGGCGCCTGCATCGCCCCGGACAACTCCTGGATGTTCCTCCAGGGGATCGAGACCCTGCCGCTGCGGATGGACCGCCACTGCGAGAACGCGCTGGCCGTCGCCAAGCATCTGAAGTCGCACTCCCAGGCGACGTGGGTCCGGTTCCCCGGGCTCGAAGGCGACCCGATGGGCGAGCTGAACAAGAAGTACCTCAAGGGCAAGGGAGGCGCGATGGTCGTCTTCGGCATCAAGGGGGGGAGCGCCGCGGGCAGCAAGTTCATCGACTCGCTCAAGCTGTTCTCGCACCTGGCCAACGTCGGCGACGCCAAGAGCCTGGCCATCCACCCGGCGACGACCACGCACTCGCAGCTCGACGAGCAGCAGCAGAAAGACGCCGGCATCACCCCCGACCTGGTGCGCCTGAGCGTCGGCATCGAGCACATCGACGACATCCTCGCCGACATCGACCAGGCCCTCAAGGCCGCCGCCGTCTAG
- a CDS encoding SGNH/GDSL hydrolase family protein, with product MTHIRLHGLLVAVLLSGAAWAKADEKPIDWRDVRSLAFEGQGWKDVKAPFDRLPGKAEGVVRPPVWSNSRNSAGLCARFVTDATEIHARWTLTSDRLDMPHMPATGVSGLDLYARDDQGHWRWVAVGQPEAAKNTKVLAQGLKAGSREYLVYLPLYNGVSTVEIGVPRGSKLDPAGPREEGRRRPIVFYGTSITHGGCASRPGMVHTAIVGRRLDVPVINLGFSGSGTMDPSMTDLLAELDAAVYVIDCLPNMAADDVASRTEPLVKTLRKARPDTPILLVEDRSYTDSTFLDAHRQRNETSRAALKAAYERLRAEGIANLHYLEGESQVGDDGEGTVDGSHPTDLGFMRMADVFTPALAPLVKVADAAAPAEKGAWLIGFADLEKRLGEPDLRVLDARPRAAYDKGHIPGAVWVDAKAVAATSTKPGALSDRAAWERWIAPLGIGPKTKVLIYDANRQLDAARFWWLLRYLGVERVGLIDGNFPVWAKDGRPVTTAIPKVEPVPFPVVLRPDVLATRDQVLAALGSKSSTIIDARSEGEYNGTVKFSQRSGHVPTACSLEWEKFVDENGRFLDEPSLRAKLATAGVKPDDPVITHCQGAAARRSTPSSSSASASKPATTTSAGPTGATPPTLPSQPNPRNDGRRIRVVSNHHDAVGTPGLMKMS from the coding sequence ATGACGCACATCCGTTTGCACGGGCTTTTAGTCGCCGTCCTACTGTCCGGAGCCGCCTGGGCGAAAGCCGACGAGAAACCGATCGACTGGCGCGACGTCCGCTCGCTGGCCTTCGAGGGGCAGGGGTGGAAGGACGTGAAGGCCCCGTTCGACCGCCTTCCGGGCAAGGCGGAAGGGGTCGTGCGCCCGCCCGTCTGGTCGAACTCGCGGAACTCGGCCGGCCTCTGCGCCCGGTTCGTCACCGACGCGACCGAGATCCACGCGCGATGGACGCTCACCTCGGATCGCCTCGACATGCCCCACATGCCGGCCACCGGAGTCAGCGGCCTCGATCTCTATGCCCGCGATGATCAGGGCCACTGGCGCTGGGTGGCCGTCGGCCAGCCGGAAGCGGCGAAGAACACGAAGGTGCTGGCGCAGGGCCTCAAGGCCGGATCGCGGGAATACCTGGTCTATCTCCCCCTCTACAACGGCGTCTCGACCGTCGAGATCGGCGTCCCGCGCGGGTCCAAGCTCGATCCGGCCGGGCCGCGGGAGGAAGGACGACGCCGGCCGATCGTCTTCTACGGCACCTCGATCACGCACGGCGGATGCGCCTCGCGGCCGGGCATGGTTCACACCGCGATCGTCGGCCGCCGGCTCGACGTCCCGGTGATCAACCTCGGCTTCTCCGGCAGCGGCACGATGGACCCGTCGATGACCGACCTGCTCGCCGAACTCGACGCCGCCGTGTACGTCATCGACTGCCTGCCGAACATGGCCGCCGACGACGTCGCCTCCCGGACCGAACCGCTCGTCAAAACGCTCCGAAAGGCCCGCCCCGACACACCGATCCTGCTCGTCGAAGACCGTTCGTACACCGACTCCACCTTCCTGGACGCACACCGACAGCGCAACGAAACCAGCCGCGCCGCCCTCAAGGCCGCCTACGAGCGGCTTCGCGCCGAGGGGATCGCGAACCTGCACTATCTCGAAGGCGAGTCCCAGGTCGGCGATGACGGCGAGGGGACCGTCGACGGCTCGCACCCGACCGACCTCGGCTTCATGCGCATGGCCGACGTCTTCACTCCGGCGCTCGCCCCGCTCGTGAAGGTCGCCGATGCGGCGGCCCCGGCCGAGAAGGGCGCGTGGCTTATCGGGTTCGCCGACCTGGAGAAACGCCTCGGCGAGCCCGATCTCCGCGTGCTCGACGCGCGTCCCAGGGCGGCTTACGACAAGGGCCACATCCCCGGCGCGGTCTGGGTCGACGCCAAGGCCGTGGCGGCGACGTCCACGAAGCCCGGCGCGCTTTCGGACCGCGCCGCCTGGGAGCGCTGGATCGCGCCGCTGGGGATCGGCCCGAAGACGAAAGTCTTGATCTACGACGCCAATCGGCAACTCGACGCGGCGCGGTTCTGGTGGCTGCTCCGCTACCTGGGCGTCGAGCGCGTCGGGCTGATCGACGGCAATTTCCCGGTCTGGGCCAAGGACGGCCGCCCGGTGACGACCGCGATCCCGAAAGTCGAGCCCGTCCCGTTCCCGGTCGTCCTCCGTCCCGACGTCCTGGCGACCCGCGACCAGGTGCTCGCGGCCCTCGGCTCGAAGTCGTCGACGATCATCGACGCCCGCAGCGAAGGCGAATACAACGGGACGGTCAAGTTTTCCCAGCGGTCAGGCCACGTCCCGACCGCTTGCAGCCTCGAATGGGAGAAGTTCGTCGACGAGAACGGCCGCTTCCTCGATGAACCGTCCCTCCGCGCCAAGCTCGCCACCGCCGGCGTCAAGCCGGACGACCCCGTCATCACCCACTGCCAGGGGGCGGCCGCGCGTCGGTCGACGCCTTCGTCTTCGAGCGCCTCGGCTTCAAAACCCGCAACTACTACCTCGGCTGGTCCGACTGGGGCAACGCCGCCGACACTCCCGTCACAACCGAACCCAAGAAATGACGGCCGACGGATCCGCGTGGTATCCAACCATCATGACGCCGTCGGGACGCCCGGCCTCATGAAAATGAGCTGA